The Paenibacillus sp. G2S3 region ATTTTCAAACACTTAGCGAGCTGGCTGTATTGTGTGAGGAACGCGGTCTCACGATTGGAGCACTTATGCTCGAAGAGCAAAGCGCGGAATCTGGACGTTCCAGTGATCATGAATTTTCCACGATGCGTGAATATTATGGCGTGATGAAAGAGGCTGTTCATCGCGGGATGCATGAAGATACAACTTCACGGAGCGGTCTTACAGGCATGGACGCCCAGCGTGTAGGCGCATATAATGCAGCTGATGAACCGTGCCTAGGTGGACCTGCAGGTCAAGCTATGGCTTACGCGCTGGCTGTATCTGAAGTCAACGCTTCTATGGGCCGGATCATTGCGACGCCTACTGCCGGTTCATGCGGGATTATTCCGGGTGTATTTCTCAGCTGTCAGGAACGGTTTGGCTGGGATGACGACTACATGGTATCCGGATTGTTCGCGGCCGGGGCCATCGGTTATGTCATTGCCAATAATTCGTTTGTATCAGGCGCGGAAGGTGGCTGCCAAGCCGAGGTAGGTTCTGCTATTGGGATGGCCGCAGGCGCGTTAACCGAGCTGCGCGGCGGAACGCCTGCACAAGCAGTGCATGCTGTAGGGCTAGCACTTAAGAACACTTTAGGCCTGATTTGTGATCCGGTTGGCGGACTTGTAGAGATTCCTTGTATAGTTAGAAACGGATTCGGTGCAGTTACCGCACTTGCCGCTGCAGATATGGCACTGGCTGGTGTTCGTAGTGTGATTCCTTCAGATGAAGTCATCAAGGTCATGCTCGAGGTAGGCTCAGCTATGCCAGAGAAACACCGCGAGACTGCAGGTGGCGGTTTAGCACAGACACCTACCGGTCGTAAAATCATGCAGGATTTACGCAAAAAGAAGTAATTAATACGTCTTGAATCAGAATTCGTATTTAGAGCATTTTGAAACGTTCCAGCTGATCCCATAGACCTTCTTGCCGAAGGATTTCTGCCTGCCTAGGTCCAATAAGGTCGAAGTGGGGAAACGATGAACGATTATGAATATATTGGGCAGGCAATCCATTCTCCTCGCACCAGTGTTTCAGTGTGGTAAGATCACTACAGCCCACCTTGGTGACGGTAGTGATGCCGGGAAAGCGTGGATCCACCCAATAATGAGTCAAGAAGGCGATCTCTCCTGCGGAGACCGCTTTTTTCCACCGGGATAATTCTTCTCTATTGATGCCGAAGGCCATAAAGTCTCATCCTTATCTATTGTAGTTGACAACATTATAACCCATGAAAGGGGATTACATCATGAACGGACAAGTAAGAGCGGATATTCGTCCTGGGCTTGAAGTGGATATTGTACTTAAGCAGGATCAGCCTACAGGCAAGCTAACACACGGTACGGTAAAAGATATTCTCACGAACTCACCTCGACATCCGCATGGCATTAAGGTCAGATTGACTAGCGGACAGGTAGGACGAGTTAAGAATATTACAGGGAACTAAATAAACCCCACTTCTCCACATTAAAAAGCGACCCTAATCTTAAGGCGTCTGTTCACGAGAACAGAATGACCTCTGAGATTAGGGCTTTTTGGTTTAAGAGGTTATATTCGGCCCATAAAATCCTCAACAGATTTATCAGCTTTAGTCTGATTACATAACGTACAAGCGCAGACGCAATTATCTGGGGTTGTATGGCCACCTTTAGCACGTGGCAGTAAATGGTCAATAGTGTCCCCATAAGCGCCGCAGAAGTAGCAGGTATAGTTGTCTCTGGCTAGTATATAAGCGCGAAAATCCTTATTGCTATACAATCGCCTTATGGTTCGGCGATTCACAACGATAGCGGCATGTTCCCTAACTAGCGTAATCGCAAGCGCTAGATCGATCTCCTGATGCCAGCGCCGCCCTTTATCACTATGGCCGCGCATTAGAATCATCCCTTTAGCAGAAGGAATCAATTGGGTTGGATCTTCAGGATTTAGCTTCGCGCCTTGAGAATGTGGCTGTTTTCTTCGCTGCTCCAAACCTCGTACGCGTCGGTTCGGATTAGATTGTCCTGAGGAAGCAGGAGTGGAAGATGGCTTTCCCTCTTTGGGACGTTCCAATAGAGGGTGCTGATGGGTTTGGATCGTATCAAGCTTCACCAGTAAGGGGTTTGCTGTGAGCTTTATATTTAGTGTTTCCCGTTGTCTCCGACATTCACGACAGGCACCACGGCGTGACTGCCCCTTGGAACGTTTGCCTGTACGTCTGCGAAATTCAGAAAGCGGCTTCTGCTTGTGGCAATAAGCACACTGTTTAGTAGCTAGAAGGTCAGTATCGTTCATAGGTATGTTAGGTGCAGCGCATGTGCACGCATGTCCTGTCTCCTTGTTTTTAATATAAGAAACTATAAGTTTCACACCATACTTTATGTCATATATTTCAGGCTTAAATGCTTACCGCCCTTTTAAGGACGCAGAAGATACTTATAGTATAACGTAAAGCGCTGCTGTTCACATCGTACGTAAAAAAAGCGAAATCCCTGCTAAGTTTGTGATATGCATCTCGGCGGTAAACAGTAAAAACTTGTAAAATAGAAGGAGGGTGAAATCGTTATCAAAATAGGGTTGCTCTAATTCTTATATTGAAATGGGGTAGTGAAATGGAATTAACGAAGGGAAGGCCGGGTACAGTAACATGGCTTTATATTCTTCTTATTTTTTTGGGGGTTGGAGCGTTAGGAGGGGGCGGTGCTCTTGTAATAGATCCTAGCGGCGATCTAATGAAAATGCCGACTTCTATGCTGGAAAGATCGCCATTCTCAGATTTTTTATTTCCGGGTATTCTGCTATTTATCGTATTTGGTTTACTGCCTCTGCTCGTTGTCTATGGTTTGATCAAGAGACCCCAGTGGCACTTAGTGGAACGATTAAATCCTTTTAAGAAGTTATATAGCTTCTGGGCTATGTCTCTATATATCGGGTTTGGGCAAATCATTTGGATAACGGTGCAGACGTACATGCTGAATAGTGTTGCAATGATACATCTGATCTATATGAGTCTAGGGCTGTTGATTCAGGCCGTTACACTACTCCCCTCTGTACAATGTTACTTTTCGCTGGACGGAGGTACGGAAAGACGTTAAAATTGCAGTGAACAAAAGACATTCATTTGTCTGGGCAAGGAGCGAGCCGAATTGACAACGATATACGATATTGCCAAAAGAACCGGTTACTCTCCAACAACGGTTTCTAAGGCGTTTAATAATTATTCCGATGTACGGGAGAAGACTCGCCAGGAAATATTTCGGGTTGCCCAAGAAATGGGATATTTGCCGAATTCACATGCCCGTACACTGACTACTAAGAAATCATGGACCATCGGCGTGCTGTTCGTAGAGAATACAGGATTTGGTATTCGCCATCCTTTTTTTAGTGCTGTGATCGAGAGCTTTAAGAAGGTTGCTGTTGAAAAGGGTTATGCCCTCATGTTTATCTCCAAAGATGTCGGTGGTAAGCAAAGCGGTTATTTAGAGAATTGCAGGATTCGTGGCGTAGACGGCGTTGTTGTCTTCTTGTCCGATTATGAGGATCCGTACTTCCGTGAACTGCTTGAGAGTGATATTCCAACGGTTATTATTGATTTTGAGACTTCTGAGACGCATACGGTATGTTCGGATAATACAGCTGGGGCAGAGCTGGCAGTGGAGTACCTAGCTTCTTTGGGGCATCGCAAGATTGCCCATATATCCGGAGGCATGAACACATTTCCAGGTAAAATGCGGGAGCTGGGTTACAAGACCGCTATGAAGCAGCGAGGGTTTAAAGTACCCAAGTCCTATGTTGTAGACGGAGCCTTTTATTCTCGAGAAAGCGGCTATAACGCGATGCTTGAGCTTCTTAAGCTCCCTGAACGTCCAACCGCCATCTTTGCTTCTGGTGACTTGCTAGCCTTAGGGGCTATTATGGCTGCTAAAGATAGTGGACTTTCCGTACCAATGGATATTTCAGTTATGGGGTACGATGACATCGATCTTGCCGAGTATGTTTCACCTGCATTGACAACGGTGCGTCAGGATACGGAACTTCTTGGAAGTAGAGCGGCAGACATTCTATTAACTACAATTGAAGGCAAGGTGTTAGATAAGGAAGCGATTTTAATTCCGGTAGAAGTGGTTGAACGGGAATCCTGTGCACCTCCGATTAGCGGAAATTAGTCTGATAAATCTTGACGAACTGAAAAGAGTCCTGCTAAAGTAAAAGACAGTATAGCTTTCAATTGTTCTTATAAGATGAGATAGTGGTATTTGGCACATCTTATTAAGTGAGATGGAGCTATAATCGACGTATTGTTATAAATGCTCTTTCAATTGATTTGGAAGATCATTTTTTTTCGAAACAATCGAAACCGGTTTCGATTGTTTCGAATGGATGGCTCATTGCTCCGAATTTACAACATCGGAAGATGATCCAGTAAAGACTAGTGCTTTGGTAAGAAAACAATTCAGAGGAGATGGATGAAATGACAAAGGTTCAAACTGTAGTAACTGCAAAAGATACAGGGGAACGCTTAACTCCGAAAGATGCAATTGTTTTTAGCGCAAGAGTAGGATCTGGGTCTGCTGATGTGGAGCTTAAGCCAGAGCAGGAGTTTCAAAAGTTGATTGGATTTGGCGGCGCTTTCACTGAAGCTGCAGCTTATACGTTATCACGCCTGAGCTCCGAGAAACGAGCAGAGGTTATTCATCGGTACTTCCATCCTGTAGAGGGATTAGGCTATAGCATGGGGCGTGTTCATATTCACAGCTGTGATTTTGCCCTCGGAAATTATACCTATGTTGCTGATCATGATATAGAGCTAGCTACTTTTGATATCTCTCATGATCATAAGTGGGTACTTCCGCTGATAAAAGACGCCATGGAAGTAAGAGGCGGTGCATTCACAATGCTGGCTTCTCCTTGGAGCCCTCCGGCATGGATGAAAACAAATGGAGAAATGAATAACGGTGGCTCATTGAAACCGGAATACGCAGAAGTTTGGGCACGCTACTATACGAAGTTCATTGAAGCTTATGGAAAAGAGGGAGTACCGATTTGGGCGGTTTCCGTACAAAATGAGCCGGCTGCCGTTCAGGTCTGGGATTCATGTATTTATAGTGCGGAAGAGGAGCGGGATTTTGTTAAAAATCATCTTGGACCGGTAATGCATCAAACCGGCCATTCAGATGTGAACATTGTAATCTGGGATCATAACCGCGATATTATGGTCGAGCGTGCTTCGGCCGTATTATCTGATCCTGACGCAGCAAAGTATGTGTGGGGTACAGGTATTCACTGGTACGGAGGCGAGGAGTTCGACAAGGTAGAAAAGGTGCATGATTTATTTCCTGACAAGCATCTGTTGTTCACAGAGGGCTGCCAAGAGGGCGGTGTTAAGCTGGGGGAATGGTTTACTGGCGAACGTTATGGCAGAAACATGATTGGAGATCTCAATGCGTGGACAGAAGGATATCTGGACTGGAACCTGGTACTGGATGAGACTGGAGGTCCCAACCATGTAGGCAATCTCTGCGATGCGCCGATTATTGCAGATACGACAACGGATGAAGTGCACTATAACAGCTCCTATTATTACATTGGGCATTTCAGTAAATTCATTACACCAGGTGCGGTACGGATCGGATTTACGTCTGAAGCGGAAGGTATCCTGACCACAGCATTCCGTAATCCTGACGGTAGCATTGCTGTTGTGCTGATGAATGAAAGTGAAGATGTACACAGTGTAACGCTAGGTCTAGGCGAAGAGATTGCGAGCTGCGAGCTAGCGCCTCATTCCATCGTAACGCATTTGATTTCATAAATAATCTACAACTTAGGAGGACATAAATATGAGCAATTATTATTTCGAATCAGGTAGATTTGTAATGGAGCAATTTGACGAAGGAAAGCCTTTTTCCAGTTTTCTACCGGGTCTTGCCGGACTGAAGGGAATTCCGATGTGGACTTTTTATGTGAACCGGGGTCAGGCCATTTGCAGCTTCGGGGTACGCGATAAGAACTCACCGATCATGGAGTTCTCCCCCGCAAATATCTCTTATAAAAACGTAGGGATGACCGGGTTCAGAACCTTTATCAAAATTAAAGGCGAGCAAGAGATTTATGAACCGTTTCAATCTGCACGTCCGGATTCTGCTGCTAAGCGAATCATGACTATTTTACCTAACGGACTTACCATTGAAGAAAGCCATGCCGGGCATGGTCTGAAGACGACCGTACACTATTTCAATCTGCCTAATGACGATTATGCAGCGTTAGTACGTCGGGTAGAGATTGAGAACATCGGCGGTAAAGAGATCGAGCTGGAGTTGATGGATGGTCTGCCTGAAATCTTGCCTTACGGCGTAGAGAACAGTGGATATAAGGAAATAGGGAATCTGCTACGCAGCTGGATGGACGTATACAACCTAGAGAATGGCATTCCGTTCTATAAGCTTCGTTCCAGTACCAATGATGATGCACAGGTTAGCGAAATCACGAATGGCCATTTCTACCTGTCGTTCACTGGTGAAGGAGAAAAAGTCTCACCCATCGTAGATTTCGAGCTTGTCTTTGGTGGCAACACCTCGCTTACTTACCCAGACCGCTTTGCAGGATTAACCCTGTCAGAACTGGGCGAGCTTCCACAATATCCGGTCAACAAGGTTCCGTGCGGTTTTAGTGGAGTGGCAAGACGTTTGGCGCCGGGTAGCAGTTTGATCTTGAACACTCTGGTTGGACATGTAAATGACATCGATAAAATCAATAAGAAGGCGGAGCAGCTATGCCGCGATGAATATATCTTGTCTAAATCTCAAGAGGCCGCTGGTCTGACTGAAGCGTTGACGGAAGACATTGCTACTCACACTTCATCGGCTGTGTTTGATGCGTATTGCCGTCAATCCTATCTCGATAACTTCCTGCGTGGAGGCTATCCTTTTGTCTTTGACAATGGTGGTGATGGCTTTGTAGTTCACTTATACTCGCGTAAGCACGGTGACTTGGAGCGTGACTACAATTTCTTCTCACTCGCCCCAGAATATTATTCACAGGGGAACGGAAACTTCCGTGATATGAATCAGAATCGTCGGAATGATGTGTTTTTTAATCCGAAGGTGGGTAGCTTCAACATCAAAATGTTCTATAGCTTGATTCAGGCGGACGGTTACAACCCACTGAGTGTGCAAGGAACAACCTTTGAAGTGAAACCGGATAGTAAGGCGCAAGCTGCGGAGTGGATCGGAGAAGCTGCGGCAGATCATCAAGCTGAGCTTGTAAAGCTGTGTAGCAGTCGATTCACACCAGGTAGCCTAGTGAACTATATTGCGGATCATAATGTTACCTTGAAGGTAAGCGAGCAACAATTTTTGTCGGGACTACTAGCCCTGTCACAGCAAAACATTGAAGCTGCTTTTGGCGAAGGCTTCTGGTCGGATCACTGGACATATAATATGGATCTGGTAGTAGGTTATTTAGATATCTTCCCTGACAAAAAGCAGGAGCTTCTATTTGGGGATAACACTTATGCGTTCTATGACAGCCCAGCGTATGTGCTGCCACGAAGTGAGAAATATGTAATCAGTGACGGAAAGGCTCGGCAATATGGTGCACTCCTTGAGGATGAGGAGAAGCTGCACAAGCTGAAATGGAAAGCTGGAGATACACATTGGCTGCGTACTGAAGGCGGTCACGGCGCCATTTACCACACCAATTTGTTCGTGAAGATGTTGTCCCTTGCCTTGAATAAATTTGCTACACTTGACCCTTTCGGTATGGGTGTAGAGATGGAAGGCAATAAGCCGGGCTGGAACGATGCTATGAATGGACTGCCAGGATTGTTCGGCTCCGGAATGAGTGAGACTTTTGAGCTGAAACGTACCGTAGTCTTTTTGTTAGATGCTCTGAACGACAAAGAGAACGTCCAAGGAGCTGTAGATCTGCCAGAAGAAATTGCTCAGCTGCTTGAAGAGGTATATCGAGCGGTAACAGCTGTTCTTTCGGGAGATTTGGAACAATTTAATTATTGGGACACTGTAGCTTCAGCGCGTGAGGCCTATAGAGCACGTATCCGTTTTGGTATTACTGGGGTTGAGTCTGAAGTAAACTTAGAATACATTCGTGAGGCCCTTTCCAAGTTCTTGGTCAAAATCGATGAGGGGATCAACAAGGCGGTAAAGCTCGGTAATGGGCTTACCCCAACCTATTTCCGCTTTGAGGCGAAGAAATTCCAGCAGGTGACAGACGCTGAAGGTCAACCGGTACTTAGCGGATACGGCCTCCCAAAAGCTGTGGTAGAGGAGTTTGAGGTATTTGCATTGCCATATTTCCTTGAGGGACCTACTCGTTGGTTGAAGACACTGAAGGATCCGGTGCAAGCCAAAGAAATCTATAATTTGATTAAGCAAACAGAGCTATATGATCCGACTACGTCTATGTATCAAACCTCGGTTAGTCTAGAGGGAGAGTCTCATGAGATCGGACGAATGAGAGCCTTTACGCCAGGCTGGCTAGAGCGGGAGTCTAACTTCTTGCATATGTCCTACAAGTATTTGCTTGAGCTGCTGAAGGGCGGGCTATACGAGGAATTCTACGGCGAGCTGAAGACCTCTCTAGTTCCGTTCCTGGATCCGGCTGTCTATGGACGCAGCACGCTTGAAAATTCATCCTTTATTGCGACTGGAGGCAATCCTGATCCTAATAATCACGGTAGAGGGTTCGTAGCAAGACTAAGTGGATCGACTGCTGAATTCCTGAGTATGTGGAGAACGATGATGGCCGGAAGCCATGTTTTCAGAGTAGAAGATGGACAGCTTACGTTATCTTTGGATCCGGTTCTACCAGGCTGGCTATTTGATGAACAAGGCAATCTATCTTTCAAATTCCTAGGTGGCACGGAAGTAACGTATTCGAACCCACAATGTGAGAATACGTTTGGTGAGAAGAAGGCTGTTATTCAGAGCATGACGCTCTTCTATCACGATGGAACGGTGACCGAAATTTCTGGAGCACTCGTTCGTGGTGAAGAGGCGGAGGCTCTGCGGCGTGGAGAGATCAAGCAAATTCGAGCAATAATGGCATAACACTAGAGGGGGGAGGGCCTAGGCCCTCCCTTATCTTTTGCTCCAAATATAAGAAAGTATAAGTTTTACGTTATACATCATCCTTATATTTCTCGCATAAACGCTTACCGTCCTTAAAGGGCACCGAAAGCGTTTTAGCTTGAAACCGAAAAATGGAACCTATAATCCGAAATTCGATGCCTTACGGAGACAGGCAAAAGCAAATACAATGAATATATAAATATTGTAAGCGCTTTAGAATATAAATACAGATATAATAGCCTGGAGGTCCATAGGATGGAGAAAAAGAACAGTATGGAAGTAAGCCCAGCGATGAAGCCGTTAATTCCTGGCAATTTCGAAACCGGTAAAGTTAATCGAAGCCCGCTTTGGAAGAGGCTCATTGCCCAGCGTCATTTGCAGACAATGGCTCTATTGGGCATTGCGTGGATGATTATCTTCAACTACA contains the following coding sequences:
- the sdaAA gene encoding L-serine ammonia-lyase, iron-sulfur-dependent, subunit alpha; the encoded protein is MNFQTLSELAVLCEERGLTIGALMLEEQSAESGRSSDHEFSTMREYYGVMKEAVHRGMHEDTTSRSGLTGMDAQRVGAYNAADEPCLGGPAGQAMAYALAVSEVNASMGRIIATPTAGSCGIIPGVFLSCQERFGWDDDYMVSGLFAAGAIGYVIANNSFVSGAEGGCQAEVGSAIGMAAGALTELRGGTPAQAVHAVGLALKNTLGLICDPVGGLVEIPCIVRNGFGAVTALAAADMALAGVRSVIPSDEVIKVMLEVGSAMPEKHRETAGGGLAQTPTGRKIMQDLRKKK
- a CDS encoding YwbE family protein, with translation MNGQVRADIRPGLEVDIVLKQDQPTGKLTHGTVKDILTNSPRHPHGIKVRLTSGQVGRVKNITGN
- a CDS encoding HNH endonuclease signature motif containing protein codes for the protein MNDTDLLATKQCAYCHKQKPLSEFRRRTGKRSKGQSRRGACRECRRQRETLNIKLTANPLLVKLDTIQTHQHPLLERPKEGKPSSTPASSGQSNPNRRVRGLEQRRKQPHSQGAKLNPEDPTQLIPSAKGMILMRGHSDKGRRWHQEIDLALAITLVREHAAIVVNRRTIRRLYSNKDFRAYILARDNYTCYFCGAYGDTIDHLLPRAKGGHTTPDNCVCACTLCNQTKADKSVEDFMGRI
- a CDS encoding LacI family DNA-binding transcriptional regulator, with protein sequence MTTIYDIAKRTGYSPTTVSKAFNNYSDVREKTRQEIFRVAQEMGYLPNSHARTLTTKKSWTIGVLFVENTGFGIRHPFFSAVIESFKKVAVEKGYALMFISKDVGGKQSGYLENCRIRGVDGVVVFLSDYEDPYFRELLESDIPTVIIDFETSETHTVCSDNTAGAELAVEYLASLGHRKIAHISGGMNTFPGKMRELGYKTAMKQRGFKVPKSYVVDGAFYSRESGYNAMLELLKLPERPTAIFASGDLLALGAIMAAKDSGLSVPMDISVMGYDDIDLAEYVSPALTTVRQDTELLGSRAADILLTTIEGKVLDKEAILIPVEVVERESCAPPISGN
- a CDS encoding glycoside hydrolase family 30 protein codes for the protein MTKVQTVVTAKDTGERLTPKDAIVFSARVGSGSADVELKPEQEFQKLIGFGGAFTEAAAYTLSRLSSEKRAEVIHRYFHPVEGLGYSMGRVHIHSCDFALGNYTYVADHDIELATFDISHDHKWVLPLIKDAMEVRGGAFTMLASPWSPPAWMKTNGEMNNGGSLKPEYAEVWARYYTKFIEAYGKEGVPIWAVSVQNEPAAVQVWDSCIYSAEEERDFVKNHLGPVMHQTGHSDVNIVIWDHNRDIMVERASAVLSDPDAAKYVWGTGIHWYGGEEFDKVEKVHDLFPDKHLLFTEGCQEGGVKLGEWFTGERYGRNMIGDLNAWTEGYLDWNLVLDETGGPNHVGNLCDAPIIADTTTDEVHYNSSYYYIGHFSKFITPGAVRIGFTSEAEGILTTAFRNPDGSIAVVLMNESEDVHSVTLGLGEEIASCELAPHSIVTHLIS
- a CDS encoding cellobiose phosphorylase, translating into MSNYYFESGRFVMEQFDEGKPFSSFLPGLAGLKGIPMWTFYVNRGQAICSFGVRDKNSPIMEFSPANISYKNVGMTGFRTFIKIKGEQEIYEPFQSARPDSAAKRIMTILPNGLTIEESHAGHGLKTTVHYFNLPNDDYAALVRRVEIENIGGKEIELELMDGLPEILPYGVENSGYKEIGNLLRSWMDVYNLENGIPFYKLRSSTNDDAQVSEITNGHFYLSFTGEGEKVSPIVDFELVFGGNTSLTYPDRFAGLTLSELGELPQYPVNKVPCGFSGVARRLAPGSSLILNTLVGHVNDIDKINKKAEQLCRDEYILSKSQEAAGLTEALTEDIATHTSSAVFDAYCRQSYLDNFLRGGYPFVFDNGGDGFVVHLYSRKHGDLERDYNFFSLAPEYYSQGNGNFRDMNQNRRNDVFFNPKVGSFNIKMFYSLIQADGYNPLSVQGTTFEVKPDSKAQAAEWIGEAAADHQAELVKLCSSRFTPGSLVNYIADHNVTLKVSEQQFLSGLLALSQQNIEAAFGEGFWSDHWTYNMDLVVGYLDIFPDKKQELLFGDNTYAFYDSPAYVLPRSEKYVISDGKARQYGALLEDEEKLHKLKWKAGDTHWLRTEGGHGAIYHTNLFVKMLSLALNKFATLDPFGMGVEMEGNKPGWNDAMNGLPGLFGSGMSETFELKRTVVFLLDALNDKENVQGAVDLPEEIAQLLEEVYRAVTAVLSGDLEQFNYWDTVASAREAYRARIRFGITGVESEVNLEYIREALSKFLVKIDEGINKAVKLGNGLTPTYFRFEAKKFQQVTDAEGQPVLSGYGLPKAVVEEFEVFALPYFLEGPTRWLKTLKDPVQAKEIYNLIKQTELYDPTTSMYQTSVSLEGESHEIGRMRAFTPGWLERESNFLHMSYKYLLELLKGGLYEEFYGELKTSLVPFLDPAVYGRSTLENSSFIATGGNPDPNNHGRGFVARLSGSTAEFLSMWRTMMAGSHVFRVEDGQLTLSLDPVLPGWLFDEQGNLSFKFLGGTEVTYSNPQCENTFGEKKAVIQSMTLFYHDGTVTEISGALVRGEEAEALRRGEIKQIRAIMA